The region TAAAAAAACTATTTAAATCAAAACTTGTGACAATGCTTCAGCACAAAGCTTATGCTCTTCACGGGTAAGAGTTCTTGGATCAAGGCAGAATGCCTCTTCTTCTATACGTCCGACCAACGGCGGTTCAGTTTTTAAGAGTCTCTCTTTCAGCTCTTCAACCGTCACATTAGCTTTAGGCTCTGTAGTAACCAGATAAGTTTTTAAATCCTGCTCCGGGAATGCCCCGCCACCAACACGGGAAACGCCTTCTCGCACACCGATATTCGCTGATTCGCCAAGCTCCCGGCGCAAAGTACGGGCGAGGGCTTGAGCCTGTTTTTTCAGGTTTTCGGGTTTTTCGGTAATCATGCGTACAGTAGGCACTTCACGTCTGGCGGTCTCTGGGTCCAGATAAAGCCGCAAGGTAGCCTCAAGTGCAGCAAGGGTCATTTTATCAATACGAACTGCCCGGTTAAGAGGATTCTTTTTAATCATATCAATAATCTTTTTCTTACCGACAATGATCCCCGCCTGCGGTCCGCCGAGAACTTTGTCACCGGAAAAGGAGACTACATCAACCCCTTCGCTGACAACTTCCTGAACGGTAGGTTCGCGCATCAGGCCAAGCCCGGAAAAATTAGTCAGATTCCCGCTGCCGAGGTCTTCATAGACAGGAAGGCCGTGCTTGCGACCAAGCTCAGCCAGTTCACCGCCGGAAACTTCCTTTGTAAATCCGATTACCCGGAAATTGGAAGTATGCACCTTCATTAACAGCGCGGTTTCTTCATTTATAGCATTTTCGTAATCATGTAGATGAGTCCGGTTCGTCGCACCAACTTCACGCAGGAAAGCCCCGCTCTTGGTCATTACGTCCGGGATACGAAATGATCCGCCGATCTCAACCAGCTGTCCACGGGAAACAATAGATTCCCGCCCTTTTGAAAGAGTCTCAAGGGTAATCAGCACCGCCGAAGCATTATTATTGACCACTAGAGCAGCCTGCGCACCGGTAATTTCGCAAATCAGCTTTTCCACATGACTGTATCTGCTGCCCCGCTCCCCGGTACCGAGATCAAATTCAAGATTTGAATAACAGGCACAGGCTTCAGTCACCGCTTTCACCGCCGAATCAGCCAGCAGGGAACGTCCGAGATTGGTATGCACCACTACCCCGGTTCCGTTCAGCACCCGCCGAAAATGAGGCTTCGCCCCGGCCCGCACATGACAGGTAAGACGAGGGAAAAGATTTTCAGGGGAAAGCTGTTTTTCTTCGGTGATGATTCCGCCTTTGATTTCCTCACGGCAGACATCAAGAAAGCCGTTAACCAAATCACGGGAAAGGGTCCGCGGCAAACCGTCGATAACCCCTTCATCTTCAAGCCGGGTCAGGACTGAATCAACAGACGGCAAATATTTAAATAAGTTGGACAACGATTGCCTCCAAAAGCCATTGCGGGAATCTTAAGCCTTAAATTCGCCAAACAGCCGTATTTGCAGTTATTTCAAAATCTACTTTTCTAAAAATTCTGGATACCTTGTATAAAATGCAGCCAGCAAATACAAGGACCCGCAGATTAGAACTGTTTTATCACCGGAAGTAAGCATCAAGAGAGCTTCGTCAATATCTCCGGCAGCTTTTGCTCGCTCTCCAAGGACTTCCGCAAGCTCATCAGCAGGATACGCCCGGTCATTATTCTTTATCCCGCAAGCAATCACCGGCCCGTCTGTCAAACGAAACAAGGTCTTTTTCACCACATCTATATTTTTGTCCTTCATGCAGGAAAAAATAACGGCATCCGGTTTTTCGGCAGAACGATCAAGCTCGGCCTCCAGAGCTTCAAAAGCCTGAGTGTTATGGGCCCCGTCGAGAATATAAGTCTTCTCCGAGTCAACAATCTGCAACCGCCCGGCGATAAAGGCATTTACCACCCCGCCGCGCACCTTGTCTTCATCGAATTCAAGACCGCGTTCTCCGCAGAATAGTTTCCACGCGCATGCAGCAAGCCCGGCATTCTGTTTTTGATGCTCGCCTGCAAGGGAAGGGGCAAGACCGGCAACAACGCCCAGTTCAGCTAGATCATAAATCCTGCATCCAAGTTCCCCGGCGCGCGCTTTGAGAACCTTATCCGCTTCCGGCACCTGTGCGGCTGTGACGGCTATTCCGTTTTCGCGCATGGCATCAGCCTTGTCCGCAGTGATAAGACCGATCGTAGCCCCAAGAATCTTTTCATGATCCAACCCGATCGGGGTAAATACAGTCAGATCGGGATCGACGGTATTGGTAGCATCGAATCTGCCCCCGAGTCCGGCTTCCATCACAGCAAGATCAACCCCGTTGTTCTTAAAGGCAACCAGAGCCATACAGGTAAGCAATTCAAAATAAGTCAGCCCGGCATCAGGGGCAATCTCCATAACCTGATTAGCGACCTCGCACCATTCTTCTTCGGAAAGTAAAGATCCATTAATCGTGATCCGCTCCCGTGGAGTGACGAAATGAGGAGAGGAAAAGGTACCCACTTTTAGCCCATACTCACAGCCGATAGCAGTAAGATATGATGAAGTTGAGCCTTTACCGTTTGTCCCGACAACATGGATAATCGGAAAATCTGGCTTACCGCCCCAACTCTTCACAAACATTTCCATTCTGCCTAGACTCATATCCATATGAAAGAGTCCCAGATTATCCAGATAGGTACTGAATTCCACAAAATTTTTAAATTTCAAAACTTTTTCCTATTTTTTACTTGACCGCTGGGCGCGGTTTGTATAAATAACCATCTCCCACGTGGGGCAGTAGCTCAGTTGGATAGAGCAACGGCCTTCTAAGCCGTTGGCCGAGGGTTCGAATCCTTCCTGCCCCACCACGATATTTCAAGGGTTTATCTTCTACGAAAGGTAAACCCTTTTCTTTTGTAGGTAAGTAAAAGGTAAGTTGGTTGTAAAAAAGTGCAAACCCGAATACCTTTGAATCATGCCGAACAACTCCACAAACACAAAAAAGAAACAACCCCGCATCAAGACCAAGTTCAGCGGGGTATATTACCGGGAATCCGACACCAAGCGCCACAGGGGCAAGCCGGACCGCTCTTTCCTTGTCTGGTATAGCGAGGGAGGCAAAGGCCGCTGGAAAACGATAGGATGGGCCTCTGAGGGCGTCACAGCGCAATATGCCAACGCCAAGCGCACCGAGATCATCGCCGCACTCAAGAACCCTGCCGATAACGGCAACTCCGAATTCACGCTCAATGCTGCCGCCGAGCTGTGGTACGGACGCCGCGAGCTGGACGGAAAGTCCACCAAGAAGGAACGCCAGCGGTACGACAAACATCTGCGCCGCTACTTCGGCGTGCTGCCGCTCAACTCCATCACAACCGACATGCTGCTGCGCACCCGCAACAAGCTCCAGCAGACTCTCTCCGCTGAATCGGTCCGCAAATGTTTTGCATTTGCGCGCAGCTGCGTCAACCTCGCAATTACCGAAAAGCGTTTCCCCGGCCCGAATCCCTTCTCGACCAACAACAGCCAGTTCAGCCTCCCGACCCCGGATAACGGCGCGCTGCGCTTCTTCACTCCCGAAGAAGCAAAGAAGCTGCTGGATGCACTCAAGCTGAAACAATCCCGGCTGGCCTACGACCTCAGTTTCGTAAGCCTCAAGACCGGACTGCGCAGCACCGAGCTTTTCCAGCTGCTCGGGAACTCCATTGAATGGACCGGACACCTGCGCTTTGTCTCCAAGACAAAAGAGATTCACAGGGTCAACGCCCCCAGGGACGTGCTGGAACTGCTGAGTTCCTACAAGCGCCAGCCAAACGAGCATATTTTCCAAGCCCGTGACGGCGGCCCAATCGTCAACGGCGTTACCGGGGTATTCGACCGCACGGTCACAGACCTCGGCTTTAACGATGTTGTGACCGATTCCAAGCTTAAGGTCACCTTTCACACGTGGCGGCATACCTTTGCCAGCTGGTTGGCCCAGTCCGGCAAGGTCACGCTGCACGAGTTGATGGTCTTGATGCGACATAAAAATCTCCAAATGACGCTGCGCTATGCGCACTTGATTCCAGATGAAAACAGAAAGAAACTATCCATAATTGACGAAATGATGCTCTAGCCCTGCTCGATGGTCTTGACCCGGTTCTCAGTGAAATAAGAATCAAGATCCTCACGGCGGTAACGGATGCCGCCGCCGATCCTCGAATAACTCGGCCCCGCACCTTTTCCGCGCCAGTCCTGCAAGGTCTTTTCCTTGACCCCGTATTCCTCGAAAACTTCCCTCGGGGTCAGCCAGAGCACTCT is a window of Maridesulfovibrio sp. DNA encoding:
- the selA gene encoding L-seryl-tRNA(Sec) selenium transferase — protein: MSNLFKYLPSVDSVLTRLEDEGVIDGLPRTLSRDLVNGFLDVCREEIKGGIITEEKQLSPENLFPRLTCHVRAGAKPHFRRVLNGTGVVVHTNLGRSLLADSAVKAVTEACACYSNLEFDLGTGERGSRYSHVEKLICEITGAQAALVVNNNASAVLITLETLSKGRESIVSRGQLVEIGGSFRIPDVMTKSGAFLREVGATNRTHLHDYENAINEETALLMKVHTSNFRVIGFTKEVSGGELAELGRKHGLPVYEDLGSGNLTNFSGLGLMREPTVQEVVSEGVDVVSFSGDKVLGGPQAGIIVGKKKIIDMIKKNPLNRAVRIDKMTLAALEATLRLYLDPETARREVPTVRMITEKPENLKKQAQALARTLRRELGESANIGVREGVSRVGGGAFPEQDLKTYLVTTEPKANVTVEELKERLLKTEPPLVGRIEEEAFCLDPRTLTREEHKLCAEALSQVLI
- a CDS encoding folylpolyglutamate synthase/dihydrofolate synthase family protein encodes the protein MKFKNFVEFSTYLDNLGLFHMDMSLGRMEMFVKSWGGKPDFPIIHVVGTNGKGSTSSYLTAIGCEYGLKVGTFSSPHFVTPRERITINGSLLSEEEWCEVANQVMEIAPDAGLTYFELLTCMALVAFKNNGVDLAVMEAGLGGRFDATNTVDPDLTVFTPIGLDHEKILGATIGLITADKADAMRENGIAVTAAQVPEADKVLKARAGELGCRIYDLAELGVVAGLAPSLAGEHQKQNAGLAACAWKLFCGERGLEFDEDKVRGGVVNAFIAGRLQIVDSEKTYILDGAHNTQAFEALEAELDRSAEKPDAVIFSCMKDKNIDVVKKTLFRLTDGPVIACGIKNNDRAYPADELAEVLGERAKAAGDIDEALLMLTSGDKTVLICGSLYLLAAFYTRYPEFLEK
- a CDS encoding tyrosine-type recombinase/integrase — its product is MPNNSTNTKKKQPRIKTKFSGVYYRESDTKRHRGKPDRSFLVWYSEGGKGRWKTIGWASEGVTAQYANAKRTEIIAALKNPADNGNSEFTLNAAAELWYGRRELDGKSTKKERQRYDKHLRRYFGVLPLNSITTDMLLRTRNKLQQTLSAESVRKCFAFARSCVNLAITEKRFPGPNPFSTNNSQFSLPTPDNGALRFFTPEEAKKLLDALKLKQSRLAYDLSFVSLKTGLRSTELFQLLGNSIEWTGHLRFVSKTKEIHRVNAPRDVLELLSSYKRQPNEHIFQARDGGPIVNGVTGVFDRTVTDLGFNDVVTDSKLKVTFHTWRHTFASWLAQSGKVTLHELMVLMRHKNLQMTLRYAHLIPDENRKKLSIIDEMML